The following proteins are encoded in a genomic region of Sorangiineae bacterium MSr12523:
- the lspA gene encoding signal peptidase II, producing MDETTTSSTTVADAPAADTSAPEAQSLQSLSTPASLESFGAAAEVAPDVPRLGVPFGSSGAIPGAEGSGSPSYVFLAIVSVISLVADVATKLWAERTLDGYPGIIHVWENHVAFILAKNRGGAWGLLQSTSENVRRPFFLLVSAAAIAFIVTLYRRLQPRQRALKWGLPLVLGGALGNVFDRIRYGHVIDFIDVHAVYKGQDHHWPTFNVADIAICVGVALMAIDMFSARKPRRHEVEPIFVAPPAPVEAPPAPVETVETAQEPAPPEASKSAE from the coding sequence ATGGACGAAACCACCACATCAAGCACCACCGTTGCCGACGCCCCGGCGGCGGACACGAGTGCGCCCGAGGCGCAGTCTCTCCAGTCTCTCTCTACGCCCGCTTCTCTTGAGAGCTTTGGGGCCGCCGCCGAGGTTGCGCCGGATGTTCCGCGGCTCGGTGTGCCGTTCGGCTCATCGGGGGCCATCCCCGGCGCCGAGGGTAGTGGTTCGCCGTCCTACGTCTTTCTCGCGATTGTTTCGGTCATCTCGCTGGTGGCCGACGTGGCGACCAAGCTTTGGGCGGAGCGTACGCTCGATGGGTACCCCGGCATCATCCACGTCTGGGAAAACCACGTCGCGTTCATCCTCGCGAAGAACCGCGGTGGAGCGTGGGGCCTTTTGCAGTCGACGAGTGAAAACGTCCGGCGGCCGTTCTTCCTCTTGGTTTCGGCCGCGGCCATCGCGTTCATCGTCACCTTGTACCGGCGCCTTCAGCCGCGGCAGCGCGCGCTCAAGTGGGGCTTGCCGCTGGTGCTCGGCGGCGCGCTGGGCAATGTGTTCGACCGCATCCGCTACGGCCACGTCATCGACTTCATCGACGTGCATGCCGTCTACAAGGGGCAGGATCATCACTGGCCGACCTTCAACGTGGCCGACATCGCGATTTGCGTCGGCGTGGCGTTGATGGCCATCGACATGTTCTCGGCGCGCAAGCCGCGCCGTCATGAGGTGGAGCCCATCTTCGTGGCGCCGCCCGCACCGGTCGAAGCTCCGCCTGCGCCCGTGGAGACGGTGGAAACGGCGCAGGAACCCGCCCCGCCGGAAGCGTCCAAGTCGGCGGAGTGA
- a CDS encoding prolipoprotein diacylglyceryl transferase, which produces MRPELFSLFGVGFPAYFTLLTTGFLLATALAALWARRIGENTDVMVDLGIAMLISGVAGARLLHVVADGYFWDYVHLCIDPSKVDWPFQKAECISAARGGVWDAARGVCHPGTTDCFAWAKFWAGGLTYYGGLIGASAAAWFLLKRDRFPFWKAADMAGFAVPLGLGFGRMGCLLAGCCYGVRTDAPWGLSFPPRSPASEGQFKAHVLDSYASWSHPVHPTQIYESAVSLGIAAFCLFYVHPRKRYDGQVFAAFLFLYAVARFIIEFWRDDDRGGMLHLSTSQLLGIVLALAAVAVHRGRSRWQREFSTVKS; this is translated from the coding sequence GTGCGCCCGGAGCTCTTCTCGCTCTTTGGGGTGGGGTTTCCTGCGTACTTCACGCTTCTGACGACGGGCTTTCTCCTCGCCACGGCCCTGGCCGCGCTCTGGGCGCGCCGCATCGGCGAGAACACCGACGTCATGGTCGATCTGGGCATCGCCATGCTCATCTCGGGCGTGGCCGGTGCGCGGCTGCTGCACGTCGTCGCCGACGGGTACTTCTGGGACTACGTGCACCTGTGCATCGACCCCTCGAAGGTCGATTGGCCCTTTCAAAAGGCCGAGTGCATCTCGGCCGCGCGCGGCGGCGTTTGGGATGCGGCGCGCGGCGTATGCCATCCCGGCACCACGGACTGCTTCGCCTGGGCGAAGTTCTGGGCGGGCGGACTGACCTATTACGGGGGCCTCATCGGTGCCTCCGCCGCCGCGTGGTTCCTCTTGAAGCGCGATCGCTTCCCGTTCTGGAAGGCCGCCGACATGGCCGGCTTCGCGGTGCCGCTCGGCCTGGGATTCGGTCGCATGGGGTGCCTGCTCGCGGGTTGCTGCTATGGTGTCCGCACGGACGCGCCGTGGGGCCTCTCGTTCCCGCCGCGCAGTCCTGCCAGCGAGGGTCAGTTCAAGGCGCACGTACTCGACAGCTACGCTTCGTGGAGCCATCCGGTGCACCCGACGCAGATTTACGAGTCGGCGGTGTCGCTGGGCATCGCGGCGTTTTGCCTCTTTTACGTCCACCCGCGCAAACGCTACGACGGGCAGGTGTTCGCGGCGTTTTTGTTCCTGTATGCAGTGGCACGCTTCATCATCGAGTTCTGGCGGGACGACGACCGCGGCGGCATGCTGCACCTGTCCACGTCCCAGCTTCTCGGTATCGTTCTGGCACTCGCCGCGGTGGCGGTGCATCGAGGGAGGTCCAGGTGGCAGCGCGAATTCTCGACGGTAAAAAGCTAG
- a CDS encoding AAA family ATPase: MPARPSASASNKRSATAAKPGDPRIIAVVNQKGGVGKTTTAVNLAASVAAAERKTLLLDLDPQGNASSGVGVRPRTVERSVYDCLIGRASFKEVLVETEVKGLFVAPATQDLVAAELELVDDPERATRLKTALSDLLTREKFEYVFVDCPPSLGLLTVNALTAANRVLVPLQCEYYALEGLTHLMATIDRIKNGTNPTLEVEGIVLTMFDARNNLAHQVADEVRKHFHVFDSIIPRNVRLSEAPSHGKPVLLYDAQSKGAQGYLGLAHELLRVKAESS; this comes from the coding sequence ATGCCCGCCCGCCCTTCTGCCAGCGCCTCGAACAAGCGATCGGCCACCGCCGCAAAGCCCGGCGACCCGCGGATCATTGCGGTCGTGAACCAAAAAGGAGGCGTCGGAAAGACGACCACCGCCGTGAATCTCGCGGCGAGTGTGGCCGCCGCCGAGCGCAAGACGCTCTTGCTCGATCTGGATCCGCAAGGAAACGCCAGCTCCGGTGTCGGTGTGCGCCCGCGCACCGTGGAGCGAAGCGTCTACGATTGCCTCATTGGCCGCGCGAGCTTCAAAGAGGTGCTCGTGGAAACGGAGGTCAAGGGACTCTTCGTGGCGCCGGCCACGCAGGATCTCGTGGCCGCGGAACTCGAGTTGGTCGACGATCCGGAGCGGGCGACCCGCCTCAAGACGGCCCTGTCCGATTTGCTGACCCGCGAAAAATTCGAGTACGTCTTCGTGGACTGCCCGCCGTCACTGGGCCTTCTCACGGTGAACGCCCTCACCGCGGCGAACCGCGTGCTGGTGCCCCTGCAGTGCGAGTATTATGCGCTGGAAGGCCTTACGCACTTGATGGCCACGATCGATCGCATCAAAAATGGCACGAACCCCACCTTGGAGGTGGAAGGCATCGTGCTCACCATGTTCGACGCGCGGAACAACTTGGCCCACCAAGTGGCCGATGAAGTGCGAAAGCACTTTCACGTGTTCGACTCGATCATTCCGCGCAATGTGCGCCTCTCGGAGGCGCCGTCGCACGGTAAGCCGGTACTCCTGTACGACGCCCAATCGAAGGGGGCGCAAGGCTATCTGGGCCTGGCCCACGAACTACTGCGAGTCAAAGCTGAATCGTCATGA
- a CDS encoding transcriptional repressor, protein MSTFGLSLSGVKPAEPQEKGDQGLGPDVVDVLRDHGIQPSAQRVAVAKYVLRTEEHPSADQVWHNVRSGFPMLSRATVYNTLNLFVEKGLLREFILAEGRLVYDPKTEPHHHFIDDVTGKIHDVPWDAVQVSDVRKLPGFAVRDYQVVMRGQKLPSA, encoded by the coding sequence ATGTCGACTTTTGGACTCAGTCTAAGTGGTGTGAAGCCTGCGGAGCCTCAAGAAAAGGGTGATCAGGGCCTGGGGCCGGATGTCGTCGACGTTCTGCGCGATCATGGCATTCAGCCATCGGCCCAGCGCGTGGCGGTCGCAAAATACGTGCTCCGCACGGAGGAACACCCCTCGGCGGACCAGGTTTGGCACAACGTGCGGAGCGGCTTTCCCATGCTGAGCCGGGCAACCGTCTACAACACGCTCAATTTGTTCGTGGAAAAAGGGCTGCTCCGCGAGTTCATCCTGGCGGAAGGCAGGCTCGTCTATGATCCGAAGACCGAGCCGCACCATCACTTCATCGATGACGTGACCGGCAAAATCCACGATGTGCCCTGGGACGCGGTGCAGGTGTCGGATGTCCGCAAGCTCCCCGGCTTTGCCGTGCGCGACTACCAGGTGGTCATGCGCGGGCAGAAGCTTCCGTCGGCGTAG
- a CDS encoding LysR family transcriptional regulator yields the protein MAFLPNVMNWDDLRYLLVLARATTLARAAKAIGVDQSTVRRRLEALETALGGALVDRRREGWRLTPLGERVVEHALRLESDVAEIARLAGADDDRPEGQVVITAGEVLMAEFVVPYLGDFGAEYPKVTFDLRVSNHVLDLARGEADLAVRIVRPAEPALVTRQVGTLAVGLYASRKYLEGRLPVDAGDLRGHRIVTYDRSLAHSPEATWLASRIDPEKIVARSSSPFAMMAAVRAGLGIGPLLSVFAERQPELVCVVPSDTLPRRCVWLVGHPTSLRTSRVRAVWEHLAAAFEREATPTEASARA from the coding sequence ATGGCATTTTTGCCAAACGTCATGAACTGGGACGATTTGCGGTATTTGCTGGTGCTCGCGCGGGCGACGACGTTGGCGCGTGCGGCCAAAGCCATTGGCGTCGACCAGAGCACGGTGCGACGGCGGCTCGAGGCGCTGGAGACCGCGCTCGGTGGCGCGCTGGTCGATCGGCGGCGCGAGGGGTGGCGGCTCACGCCGCTCGGGGAGCGGGTGGTGGAGCATGCGCTGCGGCTCGAGTCCGATGTCGCGGAGATTGCGCGGCTGGCAGGTGCCGACGACGATCGGCCCGAAGGCCAGGTGGTGATCACCGCGGGGGAGGTGCTCATGGCCGAGTTCGTGGTCCCCTACCTGGGCGATTTCGGCGCGGAGTACCCCAAGGTGACGTTCGACCTGCGCGTGAGCAACCACGTGCTCGATCTCGCACGCGGGGAGGCAGATCTCGCGGTGCGCATCGTTCGTCCCGCGGAGCCGGCGTTGGTGACGCGGCAGGTGGGAACGCTTGCCGTGGGGCTTTATGCCTCGCGGAAGTATCTCGAGGGGCGCCTTCCCGTTGATGCGGGCGATCTTCGTGGGCATCGCATCGTCACCTACGATCGATCGCTGGCCCATTCGCCCGAGGCGACGTGGCTTGCGTCGCGGATCGATCCCGAAAAGATCGTGGCGCGGAGCTCGAGTCCCTTCGCGATGATGGCGGCGGTGCGGGCAGGGCTGGGCATTGGGCCGCTGTTGTCCGTCTTCGCGGAGCGCCAGCCCGAGCTCGTGTGCGTCGTGCCATCGGATACCCTGCCGCGGCGGTGCGTGTGGCTCGTGGGTCATCCCACGTCGCTGCGCACGTCACGCGTGCGGGCCGTGTGGGAGCACTTGGCGGCGGCGTTCGAACGCGAGGCTACGCCGACGGAAGCTTCTGCCCGCGCATGA
- the folD gene encoding bifunctional methylenetetrahydrofolate dehydrogenase/methenyltetrahydrofolate cyclohydrolase FolD, with protein MAARILDGKKLAETVRAEVREGVAAFKAKYGRAPGLEVVLVGDDPASQVYTRNKEKASNEVGMQGRLHVLPASTPEDEVLALVERLNADDNVDGILVQLPLPKSINEQRVLDAVDPAKDVDGFHPVNAGLLAAGRPRLVPCTPLGCMRLLALAEVPLKGARAVVVGRSNIVGKPVAQLLLAEHATVTIAHSRTKDLAAVCREADVLVAAVGKAELVRGDFVKPGAVVIDVGINRVDAGNGKTKLVGDVAYAEAAEIASAITPVPGGVGPMTIAYLLQNTLTAAHARAAR; from the coding sequence GTGGCAGCGCGAATTCTCGACGGTAAAAAGCTAGCGGAAACGGTGCGGGCGGAAGTGCGCGAGGGCGTGGCCGCCTTCAAGGCGAAGTACGGGCGCGCGCCGGGGCTCGAGGTCGTCCTGGTCGGCGACGACCCTGCCAGCCAGGTCTACACGCGCAACAAGGAGAAGGCCTCCAACGAGGTCGGCATGCAGGGCCGCCTGCACGTGCTCCCTGCCTCGACGCCCGAGGACGAGGTGCTCGCCTTGGTGGAGCGTCTCAACGCGGACGACAACGTCGACGGCATCCTGGTGCAGCTCCCGCTGCCCAAATCCATCAACGAGCAGCGCGTGCTCGATGCGGTGGACCCGGCGAAGGACGTGGACGGCTTCCACCCGGTCAACGCAGGCCTCCTCGCCGCGGGACGCCCCCGCCTGGTTCCCTGCACGCCGCTCGGCTGCATGCGGCTGCTCGCGCTCGCCGAGGTGCCCTTGAAGGGGGCCCGCGCCGTCGTCGTCGGCCGGAGCAACATCGTCGGCAAGCCGGTCGCGCAACTGCTCCTCGCCGAGCACGCGACCGTCACCATTGCGCACTCCCGCACCAAGGATCTCGCCGCCGTGTGCCGCGAGGCCGACGTGCTCGTGGCCGCCGTAGGCAAGGCCGAGCTGGTGCGCGGCGACTTCGTCAAACCGGGCGCCGTGGTCATCGACGTCGGAATCAACCGGGTCGACGCCGGCAACGGCAAGACGAAGCTCGTCGGCGACGTCGCCTACGCCGAGGCCGCGGAGATCGCATCGGCCATCACCCCGGTCCCCGGCGGGGTCGGTCCGATGACCATCGCGTATTTGTTGCAGAATACACTGACCGCCGCACACGCCCGCGCCGCGCGCTAG
- a CDS encoding transcriptional regulator yields the protein MPVPKNYRTIEDFQREELRPDYRVGFSLEDLMQETVFEGSDMLFDDQHDEYAETDDDEDD from the coding sequence ATGCCTGTACCGAAGAACTACCGCACGATCGAGGACTTCCAACGTGAAGAGTTGCGCCCGGACTACCGCGTCGGGTTTTCCCTCGAAGATCTGATGCAGGAAACCGTGTTCGAGGGCAGCGACATGCTCTTCGACGACCAGCACGACGAGTACGCCGAAACGGACGACGACGAGGACGACTGA
- a CDS encoding ParB/RepB/Spo0J family partition protein: MSEKSVSSDTKKRALGRGLDALLPVAQPPARGYGDKSVFLCALEKLSPQKGQPRKVFEKTALEELAASIKEHGLLEPLVVRRVDGSDRFEIIAGERRWRASQKAGLHEVLVVVKDVSPASAFELALIENVQREDLNAIELAEALSRLVQEHGYTQESLAERLGKDRTTIANSLRLMKLPPRVRDQVIEGALTEGHARALLGVVEGPAIERLSEKVIRGRLSVRATEALVRKEKDKEKAALGDTSANGKKAPDAAAPQVKSSSVRDLEARLTRRLGSKVEVRDVGNKGELAIPYADLDQLDRILEKLLGGD, translated from the coding sequence ATGAGTGAAAAAAGCGTCTCCTCGGATACGAAAAAACGCGCCTTGGGCCGGGGCCTCGATGCCCTCCTGCCGGTCGCGCAGCCGCCCGCCCGGGGCTACGGCGACAAGAGCGTCTTTCTCTGCGCCCTGGAGAAGCTCTCGCCGCAAAAGGGACAGCCCCGCAAGGTCTTCGAGAAGACCGCGCTCGAGGAGCTGGCCGCCTCCATCAAAGAGCACGGCCTGCTCGAGCCGCTGGTGGTGCGCCGGGTCGACGGGTCGGATCGCTTCGAGATCATCGCCGGCGAGCGGCGGTGGCGGGCCTCGCAGAAGGCGGGCCTGCACGAAGTGCTGGTGGTGGTGAAGGACGTCTCGCCGGCGTCGGCCTTCGAGCTGGCGCTGATCGAGAACGTGCAGCGCGAAGACCTGAACGCGATCGAGCTCGCGGAGGCGCTTTCGCGTTTGGTGCAGGAGCACGGCTACACGCAGGAATCGCTGGCCGAGCGGCTCGGGAAGGACCGCACCACGATTGCGAACAGCCTGCGCTTGATGAAGCTACCGCCGCGGGTGCGCGATCAGGTCATCGAGGGCGCGCTCACCGAAGGACACGCGCGCGCGTTGCTCGGCGTCGTCGAGGGGCCCGCGATCGAGCGGCTCTCGGAAAAGGTCATTCGCGGCCGCCTCAGCGTACGCGCCACCGAGGCGCTCGTGCGCAAGGAGAAGGACAAAGAGAAGGCCGCCCTGGGCGACACCTCCGCCAACGGGAAGAAGGCGCCCGACGCCGCTGCACCGCAGGTGAAGAGCAGCTCCGTGCGGGACCTCGAGGCGCGCCTCACCCGCCGCCTCGGCAGCAAGGTGGAAGTGCGCGACGTCGGCAACAAGGGCGAGCTGGCCATCCCCTACGCGGATCTGGACCAGCTCGATCGCATCTTGGAAAAGCTGCTGGGCGGCGACTAA